One region of Mucilaginibacter gotjawali genomic DNA includes:
- a CDS encoding outer membrane beta-barrel family protein: MKNIYTKSIQLFLLLLLSAGFAMAQNNKPAAAISGQLLDENGKPMDFATVSLLKAQDSTVVKGTLSNENGAYTFDHINSGVYIIKASVIGYAKAISKVFTLTGNAANFTVPALKLQPASHSLNAVNITASKPLIEHKVDRTVMNVENSILAAGNSAMDILERAPGVSVDKDDNISLKGKQGVTVMLNGKLTYLTAAQLATLLRSTDGTTIKSIEIITNPSAKYDAAGNSGIINIILKKNKQTGTNGSLTAGAGYGAYGKDNENLTLNHKEGKLNVFGTFSHNDNKRIQNIGVKRIIPDTAGSAPTYFNQASPLLEADHNNSYRIGADYDLSTKNTIGFVASGYFNGEQDNIDDHTYIGKSFNQVDSSLRTVSGIHQTFHNIAFNLNDSWKIDTAGQELSADLDYSQFKNNSVAQYVTDYYLANGGTQQPQWFLGNHTPSTINIRTGKIDYVKPITKTLKFESGLKFSDVKTDNDLMEKDAPGNPYLSTNHFVYDEKIDAGYINFNKDFKGYSVQAGLRAEYTSSNAHGDSANVVSVIPRHYLDFFPSLFISHDFNDKNGITFSYSRRIDRPQYDNLNPFIFRLDPYTYQLGNPYLRPQYTNNYELNYTYNKSITLTLGYSKTTDVITEVPGTDPATKVSFITQENLQVQNAWNANLYAPYTIAKWWEGNVNATAFYLGFKSNNLEGGNLDRGQFAYNIRTTQTFIPIATYKAELTANYQSDLTYGLYDVKPRYSVDAGVSHSFANKKLNVKLSMSDIFNTLRNDVNSQYQNTDLYITQKRESRVTRLTLTWNFGNNKIKARQHQTGADDEKNRVKGNN, translated from the coding sequence ATGAAAAACATCTATACAAAATCGATACAACTATTTTTATTGCTCCTATTAAGCGCTGGCTTTGCCATGGCACAAAACAACAAACCAGCAGCTGCAATTTCCGGCCAATTACTTGATGAAAACGGCAAACCAATGGATTTCGCAACAGTGAGCCTGCTAAAAGCGCAGGATTCAACCGTTGTTAAAGGAACCTTAAGCAACGAGAATGGCGCCTATACATTTGATCATATCAATTCAGGGGTATATATAATTAAGGCCAGCGTTATTGGCTATGCCAAAGCCATCAGCAAGGTTTTTACATTAACAGGCAATGCCGCTAATTTTACAGTACCGGCTTTAAAATTGCAGCCGGCCAGCCATTCATTAAATGCTGTAAATATTACTGCTTCAAAACCACTTATTGAGCATAAGGTTGACCGTACTGTAATGAACGTTGAGAACAGCATCCTGGCGGCGGGCAACTCGGCTATGGACATTTTAGAAAGAGCGCCTGGCGTTTCTGTTGATAAGGATGATAATATCAGCCTTAAAGGCAAACAGGGTGTAACCGTTATGTTAAACGGCAAGCTTACTTACCTCACTGCGGCCCAATTAGCCACGCTGCTTCGCTCGACAGACGGTACCACCATAAAATCCATCGAGATCATTACTAACCCATCAGCGAAATATGACGCGGCAGGAAACTCTGGCATTATCAATATCATCCTGAAAAAGAACAAACAGACAGGCACCAATGGCAGCCTGACCGCCGGGGCAGGCTACGGTGCTTATGGAAAGGATAACGAGAACTTAACGTTGAACCATAAAGAAGGTAAACTGAATGTTTTTGGCACTTTTAGCCATAACGACAATAAACGCATCCAAAACATCGGCGTTAAGCGTATCATCCCGGATACTGCCGGAAGCGCCCCAACCTATTTCAACCAGGCAAGCCCCTTGCTTGAAGCCGATCACAATAACAGCTACCGCATAGGGGCCGATTATGACCTATCCACAAAAAACACCATTGGCTTTGTAGCAAGCGGCTACTTTAACGGCGAGCAGGACAATATTGATGACCATACCTATATCGGCAAAAGCTTTAACCAGGTCGACTCGTCGCTGCGCACAGTGTCAGGTATTCATCAAACTTTCCATAACATTGCCTTTAATTTAAATGACAGCTGGAAAATAGATACAGCCGGGCAGGAATTGAGCGCTGACCTGGACTACTCGCAATTTAAAAACAACTCTGTCGCGCAATATGTAACAGATTATTACCTGGCCAACGGCGGTACACAACAACCGCAATGGTTTTTAGGAAACCACACCCCATCAACCATTAACATCCGCACCGGGAAGATTGATTATGTAAAACCTATCACCAAAACTTTAAAGTTTGAATCGGGCTTAAAATTCAGCGACGTTAAAACCGATAACGACCTGATGGAAAAAGATGCACCCGGTAACCCTTATTTAAGCACCAACCATTTTGTGTACGATGAAAAGATCGATGCCGGTTATATTAACTTTAATAAGGACTTTAAAGGCTATTCTGTACAGGCGGGTTTAAGGGCCGAGTACACCAGTTCAAACGCGCATGGCGATTCGGCCAACGTAGTATCAGTTATCCCAAGGCATTACCTCGACTTTTTTCCAAGTCTGTTTATCAGTCATGATTTTAACGATAAAAACGGGATCACTTTCTCCTACAGCCGCCGCATCGACAGGCCTCAGTATGACAACCTTAACCCCTTCATCTTCCGCCTGGACCCATATACTTATCAATTGGGCAACCCTTATTTAAGGCCACAGTACACCAATAATTATGAGCTGAACTATACCTATAATAAAAGCATTACCCTAACATTGGGCTACAGCAAGACGACCGACGTGATCACTGAAGTGCCCGGCACCGACCCGGCTACCAAAGTATCCTTTATTACCCAGGAAAATTTGCAGGTACAAAACGCATGGAATGCTAACCTGTATGCACCCTATACCATTGCCAAATGGTGGGAAGGCAATGTAAACGCGACCGCTTTTTACCTGGGCTTTAAATCAAACAACCTGGAAGGGGGCAATTTGGACCGGGGCCAGTTTGCCTACAATATAAGAACAACACAAACATTTATACCAATAGCAACTTATAAAGCCGAATTAACCGCCAATTACCAGTCGGACCTTACCTATGGCCTGTATGACGTAAAGCCACGCTATTCGGTTGATGCCGGGGTGAGCCACTCTTTTGCCAATAAAAAGCTGAACGTAAAATTGAGCATGAGCGATATATTCAATACGCTGAGGAATGACGTAAACAGCCAGTACCAGAATACTGACCTGTACATTACGCAAAAGCGAGAGAGCCGCGTTACCCGTTTAACCCTTACCTGGAACTTCGGCAATAACAAAATAAAAGCCCGCCAACACCAAACCGGCGCCGACGATGAGAAAAACCGCGTGAAAGGCAATAATTAA
- a CDS encoding glycoside hydrolase family 3 C-terminal domain-containing protein, protein MMMKNLTRYFKSIRLLAILLLLQTVCRAQSPAQNAPQLGKATVKQVIAAMTLEEKAKLLVGAGRGFGPPPPPPVPGKKDSAAKPAAPAGPMIGQTDQKVPGAAGVTYAIPRLGIPAIVVSDGPAGVRISPIRKGDSSKTYYATAFPVGTLLASSWDVDLVKQVGVTFGNEVREYGIDILLGPGMNIHRNPLGGRNFEYYSEDPLVTGKMAAAIVQGIQSNGVGTSIKHYTANNQETHRNTVNTIVSERAMREIYLRGFEIAVKDAQPWTVMTSYNKLNGTYTSERADLVTNILRNEWGFKGFVMTDWGGGRDPIAQMKAGNDLIMPGNPNQAKAIIDAVNSKQLDESVLNANVEHMLNIILKSPAVANYKYSDAPDLKKDAQVSRMAAAQGMVLLKNSGSALPFSGIKKVALFGNTGYDIIAGGTGSGNVNKAYTTSLAQGLQNAGLQVDDALLKAYPAYIAAERAKQPKPQRGMAMFMGPPPVPQMAIADADLQQDAANNDIAVITIGRNAGEGADRKLPDDYYLSDAEKALIKNVSEAFHAKGKKVVVVLNIGGVIEVASWRDGVDAILLAWQPGLEAGNAITDVLSGAVNPSGKLATTFTMDYKDVPSAKNFPGKEYPDQATGEGFRRQMPAEVTYEDGIYVGYRYYSTFKVDPAYEFGYGLSYTTFNYSNFKLSAPVFKGKLTASVTITNSGKVAGKEVGQLYLSAPAAKLDKPVIELKGFAKTRLLQPGESQTLSFTIDARALASYDTAQEAWVAEAGNYTASIGASSKDIKQTAAFKLAKEMVVEKDEQALAPQVAISELKSK, encoded by the coding sequence ATGATGATGAAAAACCTCACCCGTTACTTCAAAAGTATTCGCCTGCTTGCTATTTTGTTGCTACTGCAAACCGTTTGCCGGGCGCAATCGCCAGCTCAAAATGCACCGCAACTCGGCAAGGCTACTGTTAAACAAGTCATCGCTGCCATGACGCTGGAAGAAAAAGCCAAACTGCTGGTAGGCGCAGGCCGAGGCTTCGGTCCGCCGCCACCGCCGCCAGTTCCCGGCAAAAAGGATAGCGCCGCAAAACCTGCAGCACCTGCCGGGCCAATGATAGGCCAAACGGATCAGAAAGTTCCGGGGGCAGCAGGTGTTACTTACGCTATCCCGCGTTTAGGCATTCCCGCTATCGTGGTATCTGACGGACCGGCCGGGGTGAGGATCAGCCCCATTCGCAAGGGCGATAGCAGTAAAACTTACTATGCCACCGCTTTCCCGGTAGGCACCTTGCTGGCCTCCAGCTGGGATGTTGACCTGGTAAAACAGGTGGGCGTTACTTTTGGCAACGAAGTGCGCGAATACGGTATTGATATATTATTAGGCCCCGGTATGAACATCCACCGCAACCCGCTCGGCGGCCGTAACTTTGAGTATTATTCGGAAGACCCTTTAGTTACCGGCAAAATGGCAGCAGCCATTGTGCAGGGCATTCAATCCAATGGCGTTGGCACCTCCATTAAACATTATACCGCCAATAACCAGGAAACCCACCGCAATACTGTAAACACCATTGTAAGCGAACGCGCCATGCGCGAAATTTACCTGCGGGGATTTGAAATTGCCGTTAAAGACGCGCAACCATGGACAGTGATGACCAGCTATAATAAACTGAACGGCACTTACACCTCTGAACGTGCCGACCTGGTGACCAACATCCTGCGCAACGAATGGGGTTTTAAAGGTTTTGTGATGACAGACTGGGGTGGTGGCCGCGATCCCATCGCCCAGATGAAAGCAGGCAATGACCTGATTATGCCCGGTAACCCCAACCAGGCCAAAGCAATTATCGATGCGGTGAATAGTAAACAACTGGATGAATCAGTTTTAAACGCGAACGTGGAGCACATGTTGAATATTATTTTAAAGTCGCCTGCTGTTGCCAACTATAAATATTCTGATGCGCCCGACCTTAAAAAAGACGCACAGGTTAGCCGCATGGCGGCAGCCCAGGGCATGGTACTGCTAAAAAACAGCGGTAGCGCTTTGCCATTTAGCGGCATTAAAAAAGTTGCTCTTTTTGGCAATACCGGTTATGATATTATTGCCGGCGGCACAGGCAGCGGCAACGTAAACAAGGCTTATACTACTTCCCTGGCACAGGGCCTGCAAAACGCGGGATTGCAGGTGGATGATGCCTTGCTGAAGGCTTACCCGGCCTACATTGCAGCCGAGCGTGCCAAACAGCCAAAACCACAAAGAGGCATGGCTATGTTTATGGGCCCGCCCCCTGTTCCGCAAATGGCCATAGCCGATGCTGACTTGCAACAGGATGCAGCAAATAACGATATCGCAGTGATCACCATCGGGCGCAACGCCGGCGAAGGCGCCGACCGCAAGCTGCCGGATGATTATTACCTGTCGGATGCGGAAAAGGCGCTGATCAAAAATGTGTCGGAGGCTTTCCATGCCAAAGGCAAAAAAGTGGTGGTGGTATTAAATATAGGCGGTGTAATTGAAGTAGCCAGCTGGCGCGATGGGGTCGACGCCATCCTTTTGGCCTGGCAACCCGGCCTGGAAGCAGGCAATGCCATAACCGATGTATTGAGCGGCGCGGTAAACCCATCCGGCAAATTAGCCACTACTTTCACCATGGATTATAAAGATGTACCTTCTGCTAAAAACTTCCCCGGCAAGGAATACCCCGACCAGGCCACCGGCGAAGGTTTCCGCAGGCAAATGCCCGCAGAAGTAACTTACGAAGACGGTATTTATGTAGGCTACCGCTATTACAGCACGTTTAAAGTAGACCCAGCTTACGAGTTTGGCTACGGCTTATCATACACCACCTTTAATTACAGCAATTTTAAATTAAGCGCCCCTGTATTTAAAGGCAAGCTAACTGCCTCTGTTACCATTACCAATAGCGGTAAAGTTGCCGGCAAAGAAGTGGGCCAACTGTACTTAAGCGCCCCTGCGGCCAAACTGGATAAACCTGTTATTGAATTAAAAGGCTTTGCCAAAACCCGCTTGCTGCAACCGGGCGAGTCGCAAACCTTAAGCTTTACTATTGATGCCCGAGCCCTTGCCTCCTACGATACCGCACAGGAGGCCTGGGTAGCCGAAGCCGGTAATTATACCGCAAGCATCGGCGCATCGTCAAAGGATATCAAGCAAACAGCTGCATTTAAGCTGGCCAAAGAAATGGTGGTAGAGAAAGATGAGCAAGCTTTAGCGCCGCAGGTGGCGATTAGTGAGTTGAAGAGTAAATAG
- a CDS encoding RNA polymerase sigma factor, giving the protein MIKASVNYSDKELIETLKQQQVSTQVIKYLYRTYFYFLSGYIKQNQGNDQDAEDIFQEVIVAFIEVVKAEKFRGESSIKTFLYTLNKFTWLNELKKRNRAMLRDTTYYESTGEEDKDVSYLLVEREAKGMVMAMMDKLGEVCKEILVAYYYNNSTMKEILQLVDYQNEQVLRNKKYKCLKSLEQMLTADPQLAQRFKNALTHEH; this is encoded by the coding sequence ATGATAAAAGCCTCGGTAAATTACTCCGATAAGGAGTTGATCGAAACGCTTAAGCAACAGCAGGTAAGCACGCAGGTGATCAAATATTTATACCGTACTTATTTTTATTTTTTGAGTGGCTATATCAAACAAAACCAGGGTAACGACCAGGATGCGGAAGATATTTTCCAGGAAGTGATCGTTGCTTTTATTGAGGTGGTGAAAGCCGAGAAATTCAGAGGCGAATCCAGTATCAAAACGTTTTTATACACGCTGAATAAGTTTACCTGGTTAAATGAACTCAAGAAACGAAACCGGGCCATGCTAAGAGATACCACCTATTACGAAAGCACAGGTGAAGAAGATAAGGACGTTAGTTATTTACTGGTTGAACGCGAAGCAAAAGGCATGGTAATGGCGATGATGGACAAGCTTGGCGAGGTTTGCAAAGAGATCCTGGTGGCTTACTATTATAATAACTCAACGATGAAAGAGATCTTGCAGCTGGTAGATTACCAGAACGAACAGGTTTTAAGAAATAAAAAATATAAATGTTTAAAAAGCCTTGAGCAAATGCTTACGGCAGACCCGCAATTAGCACAGCGTTTTAAAAATGCATTAACCCATGAGCACTAA